In Flavobacteriales bacterium, the sequence ATTAATAAAATTCAAATTGAAACTTCCGAACCCCGCTATCTATTTAGCCAAAAGCGCCATGCCAATGCCAGCAATCGAAACCTTTTTACCAATCGCTAAAAAAGCTTTGGTACAGCATATATACTCTGATGAAAATTGTTGATATTATTTACTCGCAATATTAGGATCGAAATAAACTCTATTAAAGTCTCTTTCTTCCATCGAGTTGGCAGGAAAATTAGTCACCTTTTGTTGAAGTAGTCTATAATTCTCGCCATAGTATATAGGAAGTATAGCTGCATCTTCTATTGCAATTTGATCTGCTCGTAAATAATATTCAAATCTCTTTTTATCATCTAACTCATGTAACGCCATGTTATAAAGTGAATCAAATTCTGGATTCACGTATCTACACCTATTTGTATAAGATACTTCATCTAATGTTTCTGGAACACCATTACCATAAAGTAAAATTAAAAAATTCTCTGGACTTGGGTAATCCGCCTCCCAGTGATCTCTAAAGAACAATGAGCTACCAGAATTATACTTTTCAATTTGTTGTGCTCTTGGCAATACATTTAGCGCAACATTTACACCTAAATTTTCTTTAAGCATACCTTGAACTACTTCAGAAACTCTAATATGTTCTTGTCCACCACTATTAATATCTAATGTGATATTCGGGAACTTCTTACCACCCTTTCCATATCCAGCTGCTTCAAGTAAGCTTATCGCTTTCTCTGGATCAAATTCATAACCTTCTAATGACTTATGGTCATATTGTTTGAACGATGGTGGAACAATTCCAGCATTAGCAGGAATACCTTCACCTTGCAAGACATAGTTAACTAATTTGTCCCTGTCAATGGCATAATTAAATGCTTGTCTAACTCTTTTATCCTTAAAGACTGTAACTGGGTGCATATGCTGAAAAGAATAAAATTCAACAGTAAGTGCTGGGTTTATCTGAAGATTAACTCCTACCTCATTATCCTTTGCATCTGAGAAACGATCTAATATTTGACTAACATACTCAACCGGTAAATCAAACACCAAATCCAAATTTCCTTTTTTAAACTCAAGTAATTCTGTTCTTTTTTCTGGTATAAATGAAACTTGAATTGCATCTAAATATGGTAATTGATTTCCAAATTCATCTACATCCCAGTAATTATCATTTCTAATTAAAATTACAGATTCACCATCCTTTACAGATTTCATCTTGAAAGCTCCAGTTCCTACACAATTCTCTCTCATTC encodes:
- a CDS encoding ABC transporter substrate-binding protein, giving the protein WEYNEETKTYTFHLRQGVMFHDNACFPNGKGREMTAKDFKYSFDRLCTADPLNQGFSFTFNNRVVGATEYYRSTLDKAPLEGGVSGVRVIDDYTLEIELKYEFGDFLNILTMSYCWTWPKEAYDMYGGDGMRENCVGTGAFKMKSVKDGESVILIRNDNYWDVDEFGNQLPYLDAIQVSFIPEKRTELLEFKKGNLDLVFDLPVEYVSQILDRFSDAKDNEVGVNLQINPALTVEFYSFQHMHPVTVFKDKRVRQAFNYAIDRDKLVNYVLQGEGIPANAGIVPPSFKQYDHKSLEGYEFDPEKAISLLEAAGYGKGGKKFPNITLDINSGGQEHIRVSEVVQGMLKENLGVNVALNVLPRAQQIEKYNSGSSLFFRDHWEADYPSPENFLILLYGNGVPETLDEVSYTNRCRYVNPEFDSLYNMALHELDDKKRFEYYLRADQIAIEDAAILPIYYGENYRLLQQKVTNFPANSMEERDFNRVYFDPNIASK